In the Nicotiana tabacum cultivar K326 chromosome 16, ASM71507v2, whole genome shotgun sequence genome, one interval contains:
- the LOC107764033 gene encoding G-type lectin S-receptor-like serine/threonine-protein kinase At1g34300, with amino-acid sequence MKAVFFIFTIIIITIEAADILPGATLLASDPNSKWSSPNNTFTLSFLQLDPTNQNAYFASISYNNIPVWIAGGTTVNGGAVDSTAALRFLSNGDLQLTNGPSGTVVWSSRTANLGVSSASLDENGNFVLKNGTFLNIWSTFDNPTDTIVPAQNFTKDHVLTSGLYSFKLRNNGNLSLLWNDSIAYYNSGLNSSANVNLTSPSLRMQPIGILSLFDPSLSSPLNVVYSSDYADEGNILRFLRLDSDGNLRIYSSAQGSGTQNVRWAALTDQCQVFGYCGNFGVCSYNETGPACGCPSMNFEFNDPNDSRKGCKRKVDLSNCPSNSTMLQLDNAKFLTYPPELSEQIFSAGISACRFNCLVNGACVASTSLADGTGMCYFKQPNFVSGYQAPTLPSTSFVKICGPALPNPSAVSETVQKKNGGRVPGWVVALVVVASLLGLILLEGGLWWWCFRNSSKFASLSSQYALLEYASGAPVQFTYKELQRTTKGFREKLGAGGFGAVYRAVLANKTVAAVKQLEGIEQGEKQFRMEVATISSTHHLNLVRLIGFCSEGRHRLLVYEFMKNGSLDKFLFAEDHSSGKLLNWEHRYNIALGTARGITYLHEECRDCIVHCDIKPENILLDENYAAKVSDFGLAKLVNPKDHRHRTLTSHVRGTRGYLAPEWLANLPITSKSDVYSYGMVLLEIVSGKRNFEVSEETSRKKYSSWAFEEFERGNTEAILDKKLSKQEMDMEQVMRAIQVSFWCIQEQPSQRPTMGKVVQMLEGVTEIDRPPAPRATEGSFAGTSLNASSTSAFSTFAASAPAPSSSSSFQTAGFQSSASAKNVDKPSSSLLYKN; translated from the coding sequence ATGAAAGCAGTATTCTTCATTTTCACTATTATTATTATCACCATAGAAGCTGCAGATATTCTTCCTGGGGCAACCCTTTTAGCTTCAGACCCAAACTCGAAATGGTCCTCTCCAAACAACACCTTCACTCTTTCATTCTTACAACTGGACCCCACAAACCAAAACGCCTATTTTGCTTCCATTTCTTACAACAACATACCCGTTTGGATAGCCGGTGGCACCACCGTCAACGGCGGCGCAGTTGATTCCACTGCCGCACTCCGGTTCTTGTCCAACGGTGACCTTCAGCTCACAAATGGACCTTCAGGTACTGTTGTGTGGAGCTCAAGAACTGCAAATCTTGGTGTTTCCTCAGCTTCTTTGGACGAAAATGGTAATTTTGTGCTTAAAAATGGTACCTTTTTAAACATTTGGTCTACTTTTGATAACCCAACTGATACTATTGTACCTGCTCAGAATTTCACTAAAGATCATGTTTTGACATCTGGGTTGTATTCTTTTAAGCTTAGGAATAATGGAAACTTGTCGCTTTTGTGGAATGACTCTATAGCATATTATAATTCTGGGTTGAATTCTTCTGCTAATGTGAACTTGACATCTCCTAGTCTGAGAATGCAGCCTATTGGGATTCTTTCACTTTTTGATCCTAGCCTTTCAAGTCCTTTAAATGTTGTTTATAGTAGTGATTATGCTGATGAAGGGAATATTTTGAGGTTCTTGAGGTTGGATTCTGATGGGAATCTTAGGATTTATAGTTCAGCACAAGGGAGCGGGACTCAAAATGTGAGATGGGCTGCTTTGACTGATCAGTGTCAGGTCTTTGGCTATTGTGGGAATTTTGGGGTTTGTAGTTATAATGAGACTGGTCCTGCTTGTGGATGTCCTTCAATGAATTTTGAGTTtaatgatccaaatgatagtcgAAAAGGGTGTAAGAGGAAAGTTGATCTTAGTAATTGTCCTTCCAATTCGACTATGTTGCAGTTGGATAATGCTAAGTTCTTGACTTATCCTCCGGAATTATCTGAGCAGATTTTTTCTGCTGGTATTTCTGCGTGTAGGTTTAACTGTCTTGTTAATGGTGCTTGTGTAGCTTCTACATCTTTAGCAGATGGTACGGGGATGTGCTATTTTAAACAGCCCAACTTCGTTAGTGGTTATCAGGCGCCAACCCTCCCGAGCACTTCATTTGTTAAGATATGTGGGCCTGCATTGCCTAATCCTTCTGCGGTTTCAGAGACTGTTCAGAAGAAAAATGGAGGGAGGGTTCCTGGCTGGGTTGTTGCGCTTGTGGTTGTGGCTAGTCTCCTGGGTTTGATCTTGTTGGAGGGTGGTTTGTGGTGGTGGTGCTTTAGGAACAGTTCTAAGTTTGCATCACTGTCGTCTCAATATGCACTTCTTGAATATGCCTCTGGTGCCCCTGTGCAGTTCACGTATAAGGAGCTTCAGCGGACAACAAAGGGTTTTAGGGAGAAGCTTGGTGCAGGAGGATTTGGGGCTGTTTATCGGGCAGTTCTGGCTAATAAGACTGTTGCTGCAGTGAAGCAACTGGAAGGAATAGAGCAAGGCGAGAAGCAATTCAGAATGGAGGTTGCAACTATAAGTAGCACACACCATTTGAATTTGGTGAGATTAATTGGGTTTTGTTCTGAAGGACGCCACAGGCTACTGGTCTATGAGTTCATGAAAAATGGTTCTCTTGATAAGTTCCTCTTTGCGGAAGATCATTCGTCAGGAAAGCTTTTGAACTGGGAGCATCGATATAATATTGCTTTGGGGACAGCAAGAGGTATCACATACCTTCATGAGGAATGTCGAGATTGTATTGTTCACTGTGACATAAAGCCTGAGAACATATTGTTGGATGAGAACTACGCTGCCAAAGTATCAGATTTTGGCCTAGCCAAGCTCGTTAACCCAAAGGACCACAGGCATAGAACCTTGACAAGTCATGTGAGGGGTACTAGAGGATACTTGGCTCCAGAGTGGCTGGCCAATCTTCCTATAACATCCAAATCCGATGTGTACAGTTATGGTATGGTGTTACTGGAAATAGTGAGTGGAAAAAGGAATTTTGAAGTCTCAGAAGAGACTAGCCGGAAAAAGTACTCTTCGTGGgcatttgaagaatttgaaagggGTAATACGGAGGCCATTTTGGACAAAAAGCTCTCCAAACAAGAGATGGATATGGAACAAGTTATGAGAGCAATTCAGGTGAGCTTTTGGTGCATCCAAGAGCAACCATCTCAAAGGCCAACAATGGGCAAGGTGGTTCAGATGTTAGAAGGCGTTACTGAGATTGATCGGCCACCTGCACCTAGGGCTACTGAAGGGTCCTTTGCTGGAACTAGCTTAAACGCCAGTAGCACAAGCGCTTTTTCCACCTTTGCAGCCTCAGCCCCAGCTccctcttcatcatcatcattccAAACTGCAGGTTTCCAGTCTTCGGCTTCTGCAAAGAATGTTGATAAGCCATCATCATCACTTTTATACAAGAACTGA